The window AGGTGACCATATGGCTCTCGACACTCTCAATTCTCCAACCTCCACCACCGCTCCTCCTCCTTTCCTAACCGAGCCGGAGAATCTTGAGTCGTGGACCAAAAGAAAACGCACAAAACGACACCGAACTGTAGATCAGTCACACCCTCCTTCCGAAGAAGAGTATCTTGCTATCTGCCTCCTCATGCTCGCTCgtggctcctcctcctcctcctccaatgATGGTAATGATCATCACTCTCCTCCTGCTCCACCGTCCGATCATCACCACCGAGACTACAAGTGCTCCGTCTGTGGCAAATCTTTCCCGTCTTATCAAGCGTTAGGTGGACACAAAACCAGTCACCGGAAACCGGTTAGTAATACTAATTGCCAAGATACTAATAACAGTGGTAATGGTTCCGTTACTAATAAGGGAAATATTAGTAACGGTT of the Brassica rapa cultivar Chiifu-401-42 chromosome A03, CAAS_Brap_v3.01, whole genome shotgun sequence genome contains:
- the LOC103860638 gene encoding zinc finger protein AZF1 isoform X2, translated to MALDTLNSPTSTTAPPPFLTEPENLESWTKRKRTKRHRTVDQSHPPSEEEYLAICLLMLARGSSSSSSNDGNDHHSPPAPPSDHHHRDYKCSVCGKSFPSYQALGGHKTSHRKPSFPSGQALGGHKRCHYDGGNGNGSNNHGFDLNLPADHDETLVKSQLSGEELKSESDY
- the LOC103860638 gene encoding zinc finger protein AZF1 isoform X1, giving the protein MALDTLNSPTSTTAPPPFLTEPENLESWTKRKRTKRHRTVDQSHPPSEEEYLAICLLMLARGSSSSSSNDGNDHHSPPAPPSDHHHRDYKCSVCGKSFPSYQALGGHKTSHRKPVSNTNCQDTNNSGNGSVTNKGNISNGLIGQSGKTHKCSICFKSFPSGQALGGHKRCHYDGGNGNGSNNHGFDLNLPADHDETLVKSQLSGEELKSESDY